The following proteins are co-located in the Streptomyces sp. NBC_01198 genome:
- a CDS encoding LacI family DNA-binding transcriptional regulator, whose amino-acid sequence MVKITDVARHAGVSPSTVSYALSGKRPISDETRLRVERSIVELGYRPHAGARSLASSRARVIALVLPLRKGIHVPVVMQFATSVVTAAREHDHDVLLLTQSEGEEGLVRVARSAMADAFVIMDVELDDRRLPLLRTLDTPSVLIGFPADPTGLTCIDLDFQQAAEACVDHLAALGHRRVALVGSPPEVYVRETGFGRRVAAGFTAAADRNGLRSTVLPCVDTPIAARAMAERLVREQPDLTGVVVHNEPIVQPLIEALMAQGLRIPQDISVAAICPDEIAEHAPVPITSVSIPSVEIGRRAVGLLMSKLQGHEAPESTVLPVCFTPRGTTAAPPLPRQE is encoded by the coding sequence ATGGTCAAGATCACTGACGTCGCCAGGCATGCCGGGGTCTCCCCCAGCACCGTGAGCTACGCGCTCAGCGGCAAGCGCCCGATCTCCGACGAGACGAGGCTGCGCGTCGAGCGCAGCATCGTCGAACTCGGCTACCGGCCGCACGCCGGGGCCCGGTCGCTGGCCAGCAGCCGGGCCCGGGTGATCGCGCTGGTGCTCCCGCTGCGCAAGGGGATCCACGTACCGGTGGTGATGCAGTTCGCCACCTCGGTGGTCACCGCGGCCCGGGAGCACGACCACGACGTGCTCCTCCTCACCCAGAGCGAGGGTGAGGAGGGGCTCGTCAGGGTGGCCCGAAGCGCCATGGCGGACGCGTTCGTCATCATGGACGTGGAACTGGACGACCGCAGGCTGCCGCTGTTGCGCACCCTGGACACGCCCTCGGTGCTGATCGGGTTCCCCGCCGATCCAACCGGCCTGACCTGTATCGACCTGGACTTCCAACAGGCCGCCGAGGCATGCGTGGACCATCTGGCCGCGCTCGGGCACCGCCGGGTGGCGCTGGTCGGATCACCGCCGGAGGTCTACGTCCGCGAGACCGGCTTCGGCCGGCGGGTGGCCGCGGGGTTCACCGCCGCCGCGGACCGGAACGGACTGCGCTCGACGGTACTGCCGTGTGTCGACACCCCGATCGCGGCGCGGGCGATGGCCGAGCGGCTGGTGCGGGAGCAGCCGGATCTGACCGGCGTCGTGGTGCACAACGAACCGATCGTCCAGCCGCTCATCGAAGCCCTCATGGCCCAGGGACTGCGGATCCCGCAGGACATCTCGGTCGCCGCCATCTGCCCCGACGAGATCGCCGAGCACGCCCCGGTCCCGATCACGTCGGTGTCCATCCCCTCCGTCGAGATCGGCCGGCGTGCGGTGGGGCTGCTGATGTCGAAGCTGCAGGGCCACGAGGCGCCGGAGTCCACGGTGCTGCCGGTCTGCTTCACCCCGCGGGGCACGACCGCCGCGCCCCCGCTCCCCCGGCAGGAGTAG
- a CDS encoding integrase core domain-containing protein, which translates to MVLSIVTALAGNLVMVPVAVLRSRVAKDAEVLALRHENAVLRRQIARVHYEPADRIRLATLSRLVPRGRWREVFAVTPTTPLRWHRELVKRKWTFAQHHGRPSTAPSVKRLILRQARGNSAWGHRRIQGEPARLGFPIAPSTVWEILHAAGIDPAPQRSGPTWHQFLPAQAHGLIAADFLHLDTVSCKRLYVLIFIEHGTRRLHLAGITAHPTAEWTTQQANLAMTLGCRMDSLRFLLRDRDSKYTRSFDAVFTADDVEILLSPPRAPKANAICERVVGTLRREILDRILVYNDAHAHTVPTAYTRHYDQHRPHQSRHQIPPDSTEPPTPATVTDLKAHRIRRQPVCNGLLNQYHHAA; encoded by the coding sequence ATGGTGTTGTCGATCGTCACCGCGCTGGCCGGGAATCTGGTCATGGTGCCCGTCGCCGTGCTGCGCAGCCGCGTGGCCAAGGACGCGGAGGTGTTGGCGCTCCGGCACGAGAACGCGGTGCTGCGCCGTCAGATCGCGCGGGTCCACTACGAGCCAGCCGACCGGATCCGGCTGGCCACGCTCTCACGATTGGTCCCCCGCGGGCGATGGCGCGAGGTCTTCGCGGTCACACCGACCACGCCGCTGCGCTGGCACCGGGAGCTCGTCAAGCGGAAATGGACATTCGCCCAGCACCACGGTCGCCCCTCCACCGCGCCGAGCGTCAAGCGCCTCATCCTGCGCCAGGCCCGCGGGAACAGCGCCTGGGGTCATCGCCGGATACAGGGCGAACCCGCCCGCCTCGGCTTCCCGATCGCGCCCTCCACGGTCTGGGAGATCCTGCACGCTGCCGGCATCGACCCCGCCCCGCAGCGATCCGGCCCGACCTGGCACCAGTTCCTCCCCGCCCAGGCCCACGGACTCATTGCCGCCGACTTCCTGCACCTCGATACCGTTTCATGCAAGCGCCTCTACGTCCTGATCTTCATCGAGCACGGGACCCGGCGCCTCCACCTCGCCGGCATCACCGCCCATCCCACGGCCGAGTGGACCACCCAGCAGGCCAACCTCGCCATGACGCTGGGGTGCCGGATGGACTCACTGCGCTTCCTGCTCCGGGACCGCGACTCGAAGTACACCCGGTCCTTCGACGCCGTCTTCACGGCAGACGATGTGGAGATCCTGCTCAGCCCACCCCGGGCACCGAAAGCGAACGCCATCTGCGAACGAGTCGTCGGAACCCTGCGCCGTGAGATCCTCGACCGAATCCTCGTCTACAACGACGCCCACGCCCACACAGTGCCCACCGCCTACACCAGGCACTACGACCAGCACCGCCCCCACCAATCCCGGCACCAAATACCGCCAGACAGCACCGAACCGCCCACCCCGGCCACCGTCACCGACCTCAAAGCACACCGGATCCGGCGACAACCCGTCTGCAACGGCCTACTCAACCAGTATCACCACGCTGCCTGA
- a CDS encoding TetR/AcrR family transcriptional regulator, with the protein MAYDSNATKERILEAAAAEFAQHGVAGARVDRIAAQAKANKRAIYEYFGDKNKLFAAVLERLMADLAQAVPPGDEDLPAYAERLFDYHRAHPEALRLLMWEALELGDQPVPGEKARTQHYENKVRATQTASDGEARDRLFFTLGLVGWSLAMPQLRRMILGPAHTLEQLRPAIAEAVRALPGHGETPPQS; encoded by the coding sequence ATGGCGTACGACTCGAACGCAACCAAAGAGCGGATCCTCGAGGCGGCGGCTGCGGAGTTCGCCCAGCACGGCGTGGCCGGCGCCCGCGTGGACCGCATTGCCGCACAGGCCAAGGCCAACAAGCGGGCCATCTACGAGTACTTCGGCGACAAGAACAAGCTCTTCGCCGCCGTCCTGGAACGCCTCATGGCCGACCTCGCCCAGGCCGTCCCGCCCGGCGACGAGGACCTACCCGCCTACGCCGAGCGGCTCTTCGACTACCACCGCGCCCACCCCGAAGCCCTGCGCCTGCTCATGTGGGAAGCGCTCGAACTCGGTGACCAGCCCGTCCCCGGGGAAAAGGCCCGCACCCAGCACTACGAGAACAAGGTCCGCGCCACCCAGACCGCCTCAGACGGCGAAGCCCGCGACCGGCTGTTCTTCACCCTCGGCCTGGTCGGCTGGAGCCTTGCCATGCCCCAGCTCCGCCGCATGATCCTCGGCCCCGCCCACACCCTCGAACAGCTCCGACCCGCCATCGCCGAAGCAGTCCGCGCCCTCCCCGGACACGGCGAAACCCCCCCGCAGAGCTGA
- a CDS encoding MFS transporter gives MPCPDPPLPSAPALPRRLPLVMALACGVSVANVYFPQALAPLIADSFGVTADAAATVATVTQLGYAAGIFFLVPLGDRLPRRPLITVLLAVTALALLAAALAPATGALLAAGAVVGVATVVPQLLLPMAAGLVSADRRGAVIGTLQGGLIGGILLARSFGGTLGDQLGWRAPYLVAAVLTVLLAIVLHAALPDAAPAVRDRYTALLAASVRMLRTERTCGAPRSSRPPSSVASVPPGPRWPCWSPVPATAWTRRWWACWR, from the coding sequence ATGCCCTGCCCTGATCCGCCGCTGCCTTCCGCACCGGCACTGCCCCGTCGGCTGCCGCTGGTCATGGCACTGGCCTGCGGGGTCAGCGTGGCGAACGTCTACTTCCCGCAGGCCCTGGCGCCGCTCATCGCCGACAGCTTCGGTGTCACGGCGGATGCGGCCGCGACCGTGGCGACCGTGACGCAGCTCGGGTACGCGGCCGGGATCTTCTTTCTGGTCCCGCTCGGCGACCGGCTCCCGCGCCGCCCCCTGATCACCGTGCTGCTTGCCGTGACCGCTCTGGCCCTCCTGGCTGCCGCTCTCGCCCCGGCCACCGGTGCCCTGCTCGCGGCCGGTGCCGTGGTGGGGGTGGCGACTGTGGTTCCCCAGCTGCTGCTGCCCATGGCCGCGGGCCTGGTCTCGGCCGACCGGCGCGGCGCCGTCATCGGGACGCTGCAGGGCGGGCTGATCGGCGGGATCCTGCTGGCTCGCAGCTTCGGCGGCACGCTCGGCGATCAACTGGGCTGGCGCGCGCCGTATCTGGTCGCGGCCGTGCTCACCGTGCTGCTGGCGATCGTGCTCCACGCCGCCTTGCCCGATGCCGCCCCGGCCGTGCGAGACCGCTACACCGCCCTGCTCGCAGCCAGCGTGCGGATGCTGCGCACTGAGCGGACCTGCGGCGCTCCGCGCTCTTCCAGGCCACCCTCTTCGGTGGCTTCAGTGCCGCCTGGACCGCGCTGGCCCTGCTGGTCACCGGTCCCCGCTACGGCCTGGACACGCAGGTGGTGGGCGTGTTGGCGTTGA
- a CDS encoding MFS transporter, giving the protein MVTGPRYGLDTQVVGVLALIGAASMFCAPAAGRWVDRNGADRVNLWCILATFAAAAVLAGGASGSWTGLAALVAGLLLLDIAVRCSQVANQARIFALRPQARSRLNTAYMTCSFLGGSAGCWLGIRAYAQLGWLGVCTLMGALALLALAAYLAGPRRQQARTPALPGSTQPDPLAR; this is encoded by the coding sequence CTGGTCACCGGTCCCCGCTACGGCCTGGACACGCAGGTGGTGGGCGTGTTGGCGTTGATCGGCGCGGCCAGTATGTTCTGCGCCCCGGCCGCTGGGCGGTGGGTGGACCGGAACGGCGCGGACCGGGTGAACCTGTGGTGCATCCTTGCCACATTTGCCGCGGCGGCCGTCCTGGCCGGGGGTGCGAGCGGCTCGTGGACCGGGCTGGCAGCCCTGGTGGCCGGGCTGTTGCTGCTCGACATCGCGGTGCGGTGCAGCCAGGTCGCGAACCAGGCCCGCATCTTCGCGCTGCGCCCCCAGGCCCGCAGCCGGCTGAACACCGCGTACATGACCTGCTCGTTCCTCGGCGGCAGCGCCGGATGCTGGCTCGGTATCCGCGCTTATGCCCAGCTGGGCTGGCTGGGGGTGTGCACGCTCATGGGAGCTCTCGCTCTCCTCGCGCTCGCCGCGTACCTCGCCGGTCCGCGCAGGCAGCAGGCCCGCACTCCGGCTCTGCCCGGCTCGACCCAGCCCGATCCACTCGCCCGGTGA